The following are encoded in a window of Candidatus Moraniibacteriota bacterium genomic DNA:
- a CDS encoding glycosyltransferase family 4 protein, with product MRIGIDARTILNPEHGDAIGSGHYTYQLIRHLIEEDKKNEYVLFFDYRVREKDIKKFSLPHVSVRFYPFSDYKKYLPGAYSEILGLATITREKLDILHSTSVMSRIPLLYKGACVTTIHSLGAFVFPEMYSIPQRIREQSLIRYMVKKSDHIISASQFLSDEIVEKFGVKKKKISVVYAGVDERFFKAPTGDGADFRVKHKIATPYALFLGTLSPINNITRLLEAFALFLKMKGVSKDFTLVVAGKSGWFSEEYRQVAKDLGILSRIAFTGYVVGDDLLPLFHNAEFFIMPSLYEGFGSTVLEALATGTPTIATKASSIPEIARDAVTYIDPRNIQEMAQTMNLFVKNEKLRHECAQKGIQQAKNFSWKQTAKKTLEVYKNILKK from the coding sequence ATGAGAATAGGAATTGATGCAAGAACCATACTCAATCCTGAGCACGGAGATGCGATAGGTTCTGGTCATTACACATATCAGCTTATCAGACATCTTATAGAAGAAGATAAGAAAAATGAATATGTTTTATTTTTTGATTATCGTGTTCGCGAGAAAGATATTAAGAAATTTTCCCTTCCTCATGTTTCGGTTCGTTTTTATCCTTTTTCTGATTATAAGAAATATCTTCCAGGGGCATATAGTGAAATACTTGGTCTTGCAACCATTACGAGAGAAAAACTTGATATTCTTCATTCTACCTCAGTAATGAGTCGCATTCCTCTTCTTTATAAAGGAGCATGTGTAACAACAATACATTCCTTAGGAGCTTTTGTTTTTCCAGAAATGTATTCTATTCCCCAAAGAATTAGAGAGCAATCGCTCATTCGTTATATGGTCAAAAAAAGTGATCATATTATTTCTGCTTCTCAATTTCTTTCTGATGAAATAGTCGAGAAATTTGGTGTAAAGAAAAAAAAGATTTCTGTGGTTTATGCTGGTGTAGATGAAAGATTTTTTAAAGCACCTACCGGAGATGGCGCAGATTTTCGAGTAAAACATAAAATTGCTACTCCTTATGCATTGTTTCTTGGAACACTTTCTCCGATAAATAATATAACGAGGCTTTTGGAAGCATTCGCACTTTTTTTGAAAATGAAAGGGGTTTCGAAAGATTTTACCTTGGTGGTTGCTGGAAAGAGTGGTTGGTTTTCGGAGGAATATCGACAAGTGGCTAAAGATTTGGGAATTCTTTCTCGCATAGCATTTACTGGCTATGTTGTAGGAGACGATCTTTTACCACTTTTTCATAATGCGGAATTTTTCATAATGCCATCACTCTATGAGGGTTTTGGATCGACGGTTTTAGAGGCACTTGCTACAGGTACTCCAACAATTGCCACAAAAGCATCGTCCATTCCTGAAATTGCTCGTGATGCTGTTACGTACATTGATCCGAGAAATATTCAAGAAATGGCTCAGACTATGAATCTTTTTGTAAAAAATGAAAAACTTCGTCATGAGTGTGCTCAAAAGGGAATACAACAGGCCAAAAATTTTTCTTGGAAACAAACAGCCAAAAAAACATTGGAAGTATACAAAAATATTTTGAAAAAATAA
- a CDS encoding DUF4012 domain-containing protein — MKNKSFLHFKNKKNFSLFLVIVFVVVGGIIIFSFKGVQKTTVLLNAVTLADATMKFLPINQDTKDLIGGANAIAHSVLKGDSVKRRYLILLQNQYELRPGGGFLGQYAVVEVLNGEVGKLFVEDANLLDQRIYATVPAPYPFKQMIGIKNWKFRDSNFSPDFPTNVEKIKYFYGLSGGNKNFDGVIAVNAEVLNRVLEITGPLRVPGYSTEFTSENAAWKLQEIVEKAYLGDDVSAEAKEQRKNIIKVMAPLIIDKLMSIDNISKLVDFSITQMQKKNIMLWFQDEELQQMAKKNSWDGSVNTEWDGDYLMAVDSNMGALKSDYYMKRSIEYLVDISGEVPTATFVYTYEHTAPYGDWRTSDYHSYLRLYVPQGSVLLSREMVGSPITKDEFGKTYFGAKVDVLIGGSTKGKIVYQLPEKFKNPENYRILLQKQSGLGDVPLKLTIKTSKGEFSQSALLEKDASFQLTPEAAK; from the coding sequence ATGAAAAATAAATCATTTCTTCACTTTAAAAATAAAAAAAATTTTTCTCTTTTTTTGGTTATAGTATTTGTGGTTGTGGGAGGGATAATTATTTTTAGCTTCAAAGGTGTTCAAAAAACAACAGTACTTCTCAACGCGGTAACGCTTGCTGATGCTACTATGAAATTTTTGCCTATAAATCAGGACACAAAAGATTTAATAGGAGGTGCTAATGCGATAGCTCATTCGGTCTTAAAGGGTGATAGTGTAAAACGAAGGTATCTGATTCTTTTACAAAATCAGTACGAACTTCGTCCGGGAGGGGGATTTCTGGGTCAGTATGCTGTAGTAGAAGTTCTTAATGGCGAAGTGGGGAAATTGTTTGTGGAAGATGCTAATCTTTTGGATCAGCGGATTTATGCTACGGTACCAGCACCGTATCCATTTAAACAAATGATAGGTATTAAAAATTGGAAATTTCGAGATAGTAATTTTTCTCCTGATTTCCCTACTAATGTAGAGAAAATAAAATATTTCTATGGACTGAGTGGGGGAAATAAGAATTTTGATGGTGTGATCGCTGTGAATGCTGAAGTCTTAAATCGCGTCTTAGAAATTACAGGACCTCTTCGAGTCCCTGGATATTCAACAGAGTTTACGAGTGAAAATGCAGCGTGGAAACTTCAAGAAATTGTGGAAAAGGCTTATTTGGGAGATGATGTTTCTGCTGAAGCAAAAGAACAAAGAAAAAATATTATAAAGGTTATGGCCCCACTTATCATCGATAAATTAATGTCGATCGATAATATTTCTAAACTTGTAGATTTTTCAATCACACAAATGCAGAAAAAAAATATAATGCTTTGGTTTCAGGATGAAGAGCTCCAACAAATGGCCAAGAAAAATAGTTGGGATGGAAGTGTGAATACTGAGTGGGATGGTGATTATCTTATGGCGGTTGATTCGAATATGGGAGCGCTTAAGAGTGATTATTATATGAAACGTTCTATAGAATATTTGGTAGATATTAGTGGTGAAGTACCTACAGCGACATTTGTTTATACTTATGAACATACAGCTCCATATGGGGATTGGAGGACAAGTGATTATCATAGCTATTTGCGCTTATATGTTCCTCAAGGCTCTGTTCTTTTGAGTCGTGAAATGGTGGGATCTCCTATAACAAAAGACGAATTTGGAAAAACGTATTTTGGTGCCAAGGTAGATGTGCTTATAGGGGGTTCTACGAAAGGAAAAATTGTGTATCAACTTCCAGAAAAATTTAAAAATCCAGAAAATTATCGAATCCTTCTTCAGAAACAATCTGGTCTGGGGGATGTTCCTTTGAAATTGACTATTAAAACTTCGAAAGGGGAATTTTCTCAGTCAGCACTTTTAGAAAAAGATGCATCATTTCAACTTACTCCAGAAGCAGCTAAATAA
- a CDS encoding LCP family protein, with protein MLAAQHFPPFSPKGEMIKPPSKKHKNLRAFFFIFSLIISFSLGSYLIFLGFIFKQTGQALLTITTNTQNAPIPTVLGITKSFLSNEPSKPLKGEEEKRINILLLGKASEDYPGKNLTDTIMIASLNTETGKVSFLSLPRDLYVPISKTSSSTKINALYALGRNSDDPFSIIRDTISSLLKIPIHYSFMVDYKAFIQTVDALGGVQITVERDILDTHFPGPNYSYETFELTKGIHHLDGSTALKYVRERHSDPMGDFGRAKRQQQTLKAIKTKAFNAKTFLNPLAINELLSTLKENVRMDISLEEIPRFIEISHTLDLENIEMVVVDAWKPESLLRVSHVFLENGQRMFALSPRTGSFDEIQETAQNIFDSSYLKKRKEMITNEESTVLLRVPENHYDTAQKIKKLLKELGFSDISIQKDAFGEDTFLEENSTVFDATHLEKPFSLDELIKKIPATKTNNNAEEEEEEEEEEEEEEAYDFIVILANDAFERYNWEEATREDLEKSTSYEE; from the coding sequence ATGTTAGCAGCACAACATTTTCCTCCCTTTTCTCCTAAAGGAGAAATGATAAAACCTCCCTCAAAAAAACACAAAAATCTCCGTGCTTTTTTCTTCATCTTTTCATTAATTATAAGCTTTTCCCTAGGTAGCTATCTTATTTTTTTGGGCTTTATCTTCAAGCAAACAGGTCAAGCATTACTCACCATCACAACCAATACTCAAAACGCACCCATTCCTACAGTCTTGGGTATTACGAAATCTTTTCTCTCCAATGAACCTAGTAAGCCCCTCAAAGGAGAAGAGGAAAAGCGTATAAATATACTCCTCTTAGGAAAGGCAAGTGAAGATTATCCTGGTAAAAATCTCACTGACACCATCATGATCGCGTCTCTCAATACAGAAACAGGAAAGGTCTCTTTTCTTTCTCTTCCTCGAGACCTTTACGTCCCTATCTCAAAAACATCTTCTTCTACAAAAATCAATGCTCTTTATGCATTAGGAAGAAATAGCGATGATCCTTTTTCTATTATTCGAGATACTATCTCTTCTCTCCTCAAAATTCCCATCCATTATTCTTTTATGGTTGATTATAAAGCATTTATTCAAACTGTCGATGCTCTTGGAGGCGTTCAAATTACCGTAGAAAGAGATATCTTAGATACTCATTTTCCTGGACCAAACTATAGTTATGAAACATTCGAGCTCACGAAAGGTATTCATCATTTAGATGGATCCACAGCACTCAAATATGTTCGGGAACGCCATAGTGATCCTATGGGAGATTTCGGACGAGCAAAGCGACAACAACAAACACTCAAAGCCATAAAAACAAAAGCCTTTAATGCAAAAACATTTCTTAATCCCCTTGCTATTAATGAACTTCTTAGTACATTAAAAGAAAATGTTCGAATGGATATTTCGTTGGAAGAAATTCCTCGATTTATAGAAATTTCTCACACACTTGATCTTGAAAATATAGAAATGGTTGTTGTGGATGCATGGAAACCAGAAAGTCTCTTGCGTGTTTCTCATGTCTTTCTTGAAAATGGTCAAAGGATGTTTGCTCTCTCCCCTCGAACGGGAAGTTTCGATGAAATTCAAGAAACTGCTCAAAATATTTTCGATTCTTCCTATCTCAAAAAACGAAAAGAAATGATAACGAATGAAGAATCAACAGTTCTTCTTCGAGTACCAGAAAACCATTACGACACTGCTCAAAAAATAAAAAAACTTCTCAAAGAACTTGGATTTTCAGATATTTCTATCCAGAAAGACGCTTTTGGAGAAGATACCTTTCTTGAAGAAAATTCAACCGTATTCGACGCCACTCATCTCGAAAAACCTTTTTCATTAGATGAGCTTATAAAGAAAATACCTGCCACAAAAACAAATAATAATGCCGAAGAAGAAGAAGAAGAAGAAGAAGAAGAAGAAGAAGAAGAAGCCTATGATTTTATTGTTATTCTTGCAAATGATGCTTTTGAAAGATATAACTGGGAAGAGGCAACAAGAGAAGATCTTGAAAAAAGCACTTCTTACGAAGAATAA
- a CDS encoding aminoacyl-tRNA hydrolase — protein sequence MYLIIGLGNPGTKYQETRHNAGFIFLDTYIQNWDFPKFSLHKNFSAETSEGFLLEKKILLAKPQTYMNLSGKSVKALIDYYKINLENILIIHDDKDLSLGEIRTTLESSSAGHRGVQNIFDILGTKAIKRIRIGIGPVQENVPTDAFVLGQFTSQEKKSLLDHTEKIQEIVFSFLEKKF from the coding sequence ATGTATCTCATTATTGGCCTCGGAAATCCTGGAACAAAATATCAAGAAACCAGACATAATGCGGGATTTATTTTTTTGGATACCTATATTCAAAATTGGGACTTTCCAAAATTCTCTCTTCATAAAAATTTTTCTGCCGAAACTTCAGAAGGATTTCTTTTGGAGAAAAAAATTCTTCTCGCAAAACCTCAAACGTATATGAACCTTTCAGGAAAAAGTGTTAAAGCGCTCATAGATTATTACAAAATTAATCTCGAAAACATCCTTATTATTCACGATGATAAGGACCTCTCTTTAGGAGAAATACGCACAACTCTAGAATCCTCCAGTGCTGGACATCGAGGTGTTCAAAATATTTTTGACATTCTTGGTACGAAAGCGATAAAACGCATACGAATTGGTATTGGTCCAGTTCAAGAGAATGTTCCAACAGATGCTTTTGTTTTGGGACAATTCACCTCACAAGAAAAAAAGAGTCTTCTTGATCATACTGAAAAAATTCAAGAAATTGTTTTTTCTTTTTTGGAAAAAAAATTCTAA
- the obgE gene encoding GTPase ObgE: MLIDEITLKVSAGKGGDGVVQFSGTMKTYGPTGGDGGRGGDVVLVGVADIGALRAFRSKKPIFAEDGRNGGQNVKTGHNGKDVLVRVPVGTVARNRENNKVYEILFVDQRITVIHGGRGGFGNFHFRSSRKTSPDKATLGKVGEAATLDIELKLIADIGFIGYPNVGKSSLMNALTRSSSKVGNYNFTTLEPHLGMYYGTLLADIPGLIEGASEGKGLGHKFLRHIERTRVLFHLVNATSEHPLLDYKNIRKELGIYNPTLLEKPEWVLVSRSDEQTIEEVKKVVRSLKRKNPRVLICSILEDGAMGDIRKLISSIAEEYTKEKKEEIDKE; the protein is encoded by the coding sequence ATGCTTATTGATGAAATTACTCTCAAAGTTTCTGCCGGAAAGGGTGGAGATGGAGTTGTCCAATTTTCTGGAACGATGAAAACGTATGGACCAACGGGAGGAGATGGTGGTCGAGGGGGAGATGTTGTTCTCGTGGGTGTCGCAGATATTGGAGCTCTTCGAGCTTTTCGATCCAAGAAACCTATATTTGCTGAAGATGGAAGGAATGGCGGTCAGAATGTAAAAACAGGACATAATGGAAAAGATGTTTTGGTTCGGGTTCCAGTAGGAACTGTTGCTAGAAATCGAGAAAATAATAAGGTATACGAAATATTATTCGTAGATCAAAGAATAACGGTTATTCATGGAGGAAGGGGAGGTTTTGGAAATTTTCATTTTCGATCAAGCCGAAAAACTAGTCCGGATAAAGCAACTCTTGGAAAAGTAGGGGAAGCAGCAACTTTAGATATCGAACTAAAGCTTATAGCGGATATTGGTTTTATTGGTTATCCTAATGTTGGAAAATCGAGTCTAATGAATGCACTTACCCGATCATCAAGTAAAGTAGGAAATTATAATTTCACTACGCTGGAGCCTCATTTGGGAATGTATTACGGAACTTTATTGGCAGATATTCCAGGCCTTATCGAAGGTGCTTCAGAGGGTAAAGGTTTGGGACATAAATTTTTGAGACATATTGAAAGAACTCGTGTTTTATTTCACCTTGTAAATGCTACAAGTGAGCATCCGTTATTGGATTATAAAAATATTCGAAAAGAATTGGGTATTTACAATCCAACGCTTTTGGAAAAACCTGAATGGGTTTTGGTTTCTCGATCTGATGAACAAACAATAGAAGAAGTAAAAAAAGTAGTCCGATCATTGAAAAGAAAAAATCCTCGAGTTCTTATTTGCTCTATTTTAGAAGATGGTGCTATGGGGGATATTCGAAAACTTATTAGTTCTATTGCCGAAGAATATACAAAAGAGAAAAAAGAAGAAATAGATAAAGAATAA